GAGTTTTGATTCATGGCATTCACACATTTTACATACATGAATATCACTAAACCATCTGTAATCAGGGCttatgcttttcttcatgtatgcaaatttttcttctttaattgtGAGGGGGGCAGTGGAATATTGTGATGTTTATAATTCAAAAATGCAGAACAACTCCAATAACCCCACACCCAGTCAGGGGCCAGCAACATCTGAGAGCAACAACATCCCTGTTGGGCGGCCGTCATTGGGGTCAGCTTTTGGTGAAGACAAGGGCTCTGGTGCTTCTACAGATCTCAATTTTATGGAACAATCTTTTCTGATGAGAGGTGACAGTCTGAGAACGGTAGGCACAAAGGCTGACATGGAGCTACTAGCACAAAACAGAGGCAACGCTATGCTACGTtacaaagagaagaagaaaacccgAAGGTATGTTGcccattttgtcttcttttaaTACTTTACGCGGTCCTGTCGTCAACATAACTATATAATAGAGttgttcccttttttttttggtgagtAGATATGATAAGCACATAAGATATGAGTCAAGGAAAGCAAGAGCTGATACTAGGAAGCGAGTCAAGGGTCGATTTGTGAAGGCTACTGAGGCTCCTGATGGTTAGATCAGATCCATGTTGAGTTGGGGCTTCTCCTATCTTCTTGTTTGTAAATATTGGTTTCTTTCCTCGCAAGGCAAATGTATAAATTCTGCAGTCTTTAtttcatcaaatcaaatattatttgtttcttctgtTTCTCCGTCTGTGTCTCTCTCTAATTGGTGTGCACGCTTGCATATAAACAGCAACCTCTGCTCTCCCGAGCTTGTTCTAGAAGTGGAAGGACGGCTTCACGTCACAAACTCACAATGTAAAATATTACAGAATTGTTTGACATTCACTCACTCATTATAGATATCGGTCTCTCTAGGCAAACTTGTGTTGACTCTGGACTTTTCCTGTCTTCAACCTTGTTCAGTGTTGAAGCATTCCGCTGGTCACGAATTTAATAGTCCCAACAACAGCAGCACATTGTCTGCCTTTTCTCCTCATCTATATATATCAATGTCAATACTGGTTGGCTTATATTCTCTTCTGCATAAAATCccagctcctcctcctctgccATTTGAGTTGCAGTTTAACCTTATCGTGTATAGAGttgattgatttcttcttctgcGTGATGGGTTGTCGAGTTTTGCTGGGTTTTCTGcttgcagcagcagcagtcATTGCATCCGTGGATTGCAACTCTGAAGGTATGCAAACAAATTGAAGTCTTGTTATGTTCATTCACGATCATGGGAAAATTCAACCCAATTTCATGttattaatctaatttacGGGAAGCGATATTCCAACTTAGATGCAAGAGACCGGCTCACTGTCCTGCCTAACTGACCAAACTTGCGTCTAACCCAAATTCATCTTATGTTGGTTTAATAATTGGGTTTTTCATCGCTTAATTTTTGAACAGGTGATATTCTGAATGCCTGGAAAACCCAGTTGACCGACCCAAACAATGTCCTTCAGAGCTGGGACCCAACTTTGGTCAACCCATGCACCTTTTTCCACGTTACTTGCAATTCCGAAAACAGCGTTACAAGGCTGTAAGTGGTTTAAAATTAACAACATTGAACTTGCCCAGCTCATGCAAATTTTACTAATTAGCTTTGTTCACATATGAAGGGACCTTGGGAATGCAAGCCTGTCAGGACCTCTTATCCCTGAGCTTGGAAACTTGACTAACCTTCAATACTTGTAAGACCTTCTTAATTTCTCATCTCTCAAACTACAAATTAGATTAGTCTTCTTGATTGAGTATAATGAatcattgattaattaatttattaatggCATTGCAGGGAGGTGTTTGGCAACAGACTGTCTGGATCTATTCCAAATGAAATTGGTAACTTAAGAAACTTGGTCAGCTTGGACCTCTACAAGAACAATTTCACAGGGAGAATTCCAAAATCATTTGGAAACTTGCATTTCTTGAGGTTCttgtaagtaaatatattatatCTCCACttaaaaaatgcaattttCCTCGAGTTGTCTGAATTCCTTCAAACCATTTGAATTATTTGGCTCAACGTAACAACAATATTGGTGTTGGTATTTCTGAATTCTGATCATATGGGGGGCTGTATATTGATTCTACTGGCAGGAGGGTCTTTAGCAATAGCTTGACCGGACGTATTCCTCCAAATATtggcaatttgacatcttTGGAAATCCTGTAAGTTTGATACAATCgatattctatttttaatatttgaactCGATTGCAAAGTTTGGAGCACATCCGCTCTAACCAACTTGACTAGGTCCATATCTgttgtatatacatatataagaAGCATTCGTATctgttaattttctttcttactcAGTCAACcgtgcttttattttattttttatttttcagggAATTAAACAGTAACAGGCTCGCTGGCCCTCTACCATTTGTGGTCCTTGAACTGGTTCGATTTGGGCAGCTGAAGCATTTGTGAGTTCATTGGTTCCCTTTGTTAAGTCGTCTAGAAAAGGTGGCATGTGTTCCTTCTTGATCTAACCATTAGGAGGATTGTTTCAACTTTGATTTTGTCTGCAGGGACGTCTCAGATAATCTGTTGGCAGGGACTGTACACCGCACCAATTCAACAAGTAATCAAAGAAATTACCATGAAATTACCAATCATCCTTGTTTATTCATTGATTAATCTTAGTTTaaattaaccttttttttttcttttttttttccttttttttggtgtgtgttAAAGGATTTCGAGTTACCACAATAATACAAGATCCACAAGCTTAGAAATAAGCGAAGCGAAGGAAGCTACTGCTATATATCAAATGAAATCCGTATCTCTAAAGCCCAATAAAACCTCTACATGTTTTGTACATGTAAGCTTTATACTATTCTCTTTTCATTTCATAGAGAGTGATATCTTTTGATCCACTCTTGGAATTATTGTATTTATATTAAAGTCATGTAGAGCTTATCAATTCCAATTATTTATCATTATAAGTCTTCGATGTTttaattgaattactaatcaTGTTGGCCATCACATGTCTCATAGCAGTGAGATTCACTTACATAAGTACGTCAAATTTGAGTAATACGTGAGTGAAATCAATAGCGGATtcatgaattttcttttgagacAAGATTCGAAACTCTccgatatttttgttttttttaaagaagaaggCTTATTACGGTAGGCCACGGGCAGAGCTTCCAAATTTGTGTAAACGGCCCGTTAATTACCTTGAACCAGGTCCAACATTACTTTTCTTCGGTGACCAAAACCTAATAATTTGCTGGCaactttgtttctctctcttttgaaCTTTTTGTTAGGGTCACATGTTAGCAGTTTCATTTTCAAACTAGAATTCTTTGATTACAATTTGGTACCAGAGATTTGAAATGAGAGCTTATTTAGAGGCCCCAGAGACAACTAGAAAAAGTGACTTTGGATGATCCAGCTTTATAAAGTACAAATCAAATTCGAGTAGGGAAGGTCAAAAGCAGCGGGAAGCTGTTCGCCTTTATCATTAAGATTGTCAATCAGTCAATAATTCATCATTCAAAACTAATAAAAAGATAACTTTTTTGACCCTCCTTCTTCCTCCTGCTCTGGAATTAACTACTAAATTTGTAAGTATATGCATGCCATCATGTCAAAACTGTAagttggatttttttaaactGAGATTTTATGTATTTGAATGGAGTTTGGTAAAAGTAATGGGCTGATTTGAATCTAGCTTTAGATGGAGTCAATGGTCAAcctttgtctctctctctctctctcttaaagCAATGGGGGGCAGGGTGGCAGTGATTATACACTCAATGGTCCGTATATATAGAAAGCTTTTAtctttgaagaagatgaaatatCAAATGTATGGCTTTTCAcagtttgtttttcttttttcccacCTTTTTCCAATTCTATGATGAAGTAAAAAAGAAGTGGGAGAGTGTTAGTGCTTTGCTTTGGCTTTGTCAAGTCTCACTTCTTTTAaggaggagaaggaagaggtggtggtggcgaGCAATGAGCATGCATGAATGATTGATCCATGCCTATATATCTAAGATCATATACACACCAAAAGTCTTTGGAGTGCCCCACCCAGCACCAACAACAACCACACTCATCTGtcattaattatatatctaATAAATGGAACACTCTACACTTCTgttatacacacacacatgtacATGTTCCAGATCAATCAACCACATAAAAAGTCATGGACTCGTGAAGAAGATGGAGACTACTTAAAACCAACAAGACATGGACccccacctctctctctctctctctctctctctctctctatatatatatatatatatatatatatattgtcacAGTAGCCATTAAAAGACGAGTCTCACATCACATGCCTACACAATCACCACATCTCTCTGTAATTCTTTCTTGGTGGCAGAGTGGACCTGCTGCAGTTACATAGCAAAACTACTGTGCACTGTCTAAATGAATCAAAACTTGAATATTGAATGTGGGTTTTTCTCTAAAAACCTTGTGCTGCACAACAATTGAACTGGAGCAGCGGATCATCCTTCTAGAATTTGGAATGGAGGCCAAGAAATTTGCTTGGTGCAAGTTGGTTGACTTTGGTAATGTTTAATGGAACCCTGTTCCTTTAAAAGATAAGCCTCTCAATGCCGAATCTGGGTATCAAAGTTTTATATTAATCCAGTTTAGACAGATTTTATTGGCCAATTAGGGTTATTCCCGACCACCACCACAGATTTCCAAGTTGCATTAATATTATTCCCCAATGCTCTTTATAATTGTCcatatctatctatctatctatctatgcTTTAACCAAGGGgaataaaacaaaagccaAATAAATCAAACTAGAAAACATGCACTTGTTTAAAGCAAAGCAAGCAAAACAaagtattattattaaaagttTATAGAATTGGATAAAGCAGTGTCAGGTTATAAAGAAGTCTCTCCTTCTGTTGCGGAATCAGTACTTAGATGATATACATCATCCCTCAATTCAATTATGCACTGTGCAGTGCTTATGGGACCGCctgcaatttttcttttttcctttattttgtttgagaCGTCCTGCAACTGATAATAATTTGTGCAGAGTTTTATACAACAAGTCTATTGTTTTGCCTGCGACAGGGTTTAAAAGATATGTCTGGATTCTCCCACCCATCTCTCTTGTCAAAGCTGGCAGGCATGCACGCAAACCCTCTTTCAACTCTGTTTTCCCATTATTATTCTCAATTTTACTacaaaagacaaagaaaacacTCCAAAGTTGAATTGAACACAATGGGAGGGaatggaaaattttgtttGTCTCAACTCTCagtcatatttttataaatatgcattaagttaataattaattgaagcaaaaatatgaagaaaaaaaattacacaagCGATATTGCAGAAAGGGAAGATTCAAACACATGACCGCATGTGCATAAATAACTGTTTTTAATCACTAGAATTATATAAGCAACATTTGAGAGCGCCACACCAAACTCTCAAACTCTAGACTTGCAATCCTCCCTCCATTTGTAGCTCCTCTGGGAGACTTTCATGCAACGCGGATATTTTCACCTAATAGCACAATGACAAACGGGATAACTTTTTCACATGTCATTGCATTATTGTTTGAGGATAGCAAAACAATATTACCCCCGTTACAAGAAAGTTTTTCTGCCCTATTGGACCTATCAATCCCATTAGGCTGCAACGGCTAATCCCAAACATGAATTTTCCCGTACCTTTCGGAAGGTGTGTAGAGCACTTGCTCAGGTGCTTGCACCATCTCCTTCCATCCTTAGGTCGCTGGTTTCTTTGGCTTTGGGAAGTGTATTCTCGGGTTTGTTTTTTGATTGGATGCTGTTTTCGTTTTGGTGTTTTGGTGATTTCGTTTTTTTATGAAGTTGATGAGCAGGGCCGGCCCTGGGCCTGGACCCCGAGGGCAACGACCTCCGTGTTAACTATTGATATTAAAACAGTTAGTAAGTCAGGTGTGCAAGGCACGTGGGTTGTTAGTAGAATTAGTTAGACAGCTGGATTGGTTACATAGTTAAGCCTTACTTAACaggtataaagtgtaaaagtGCTGTAACCAAAAACGAAAAAGGGAGCAATACAGAAATTAGATTTACCATTTCTCTCTGTTActatttccttcttcttccttagATATCTTCTTCATACCTCTCTGAATATGTTAGtttacatggtatcagagccctCAGTGGCTTTCACATAATCCATCGATCCGTTCTGCGCTTTCTCTGTTTTACAATCCCCTCcttccctctttctctttctctaatTCTCTGATTCTCTTCCTGATTCTTTCTATTTCCTCTACCCGAATCCAATTCTAGGGCTTCCTCTgattttcttccctttttttttttctctaattcaTCATGGCTTCTTCTTACTCCATCAAGATTGATGGTCTGCTCAGTATGGTTACCATTCGTCTTAGTGACAATAATTTCTTGAAGTGGAGTTTTCAATTGGAGTCTGTGTTGCAAGGGTATGAGCTTTTTGGGTATTTTGATGGCTCTATCATTCAGCCTCCAAAGTTTGCAATCTTGGACGAAGAGGGTGTTACTTCTCAAGTCACAGCGGGTTACAAGGACTGGTTGAAGACTGACAAGGCTCTTCTCAGTTTGCTCATCGCCACTCTATCGGATGAAGCTTTGGAATATGTCATTGGGACTAAGACGGCTCGAGAGGCTTGGCTCAATTTGGTGGATCGCTATGCCTCAGTTTCCCGAGCCCGCATCAATCACTTGAAGACTGAGCTTCAAACTGCTCAAAAAGGGGGGGACTTTATTGAAAGATTTCTTCTTCGGTTAAAGCATGTTCGAGATCAGCTTGCTCAAGCCGGTGTGAAGGTCTCATATGACGATTTCATGATTGCTACACTCAATGGGTTGCCTCCTGAATACGATATGATCAAGACTGCCTTGATTGCAAGAGATTCCTCCATTTCTTTAAAGGATTTCAGGGCTCAGTTGCTCGCGGCTGAACAAACTGTAGAAGCAAGAATTTTGACCCACTCTGCTATGCTTACTTCTCACAATCCTGTGGCTTCTTCGTCcaatgggtatgcttctatGTCTCCTTCTCTGTCTAATACTACGGGTTTACTACCGACTCCTTCTAGTTCAACAGTTGCTTTTTATGCATCTAATGCTCATAATCGGTATACTAGTCCACGTGGTGTGTCTGGTTCAAGTAACTCTCTGATGTCCACTGGGTCTACTGGTTTTGGTAGAGGAAAGTTCTCTAATGGGGGATTTGGTAAACCGGTATCTGCATCTTCTCAGATGTCTGGCTCCAAGTTTGGTTCTAACTCGTTTCATAGGAGCAATATTGTCCTTGAGTGTCAGATTTGTTGCAAGCGGGGTCATACCGCTGCCAACTGTTATTTTAGGCATGATGCATCTCCCGCTCAGGGCTCTGCACAAGTGATTGAATGCCAGATCTGTGGAAAAAAGGGTCATAGAGCTCTTCATTGCTTCCATCGTTCCAATTACTCCTATCAGGGACTACCTCCACCCCCTAAGCTCTCCACTATGACTGCACAGAGCTCTTATATCCCTAATCAAGTCTGGATTGCAGACAGTGGTGCATCTCATCATATGGTTGCAGATGTCTCCTCTTTGCATCATGTTACTCCCTGTGAATCTGCAGAACAAGTTACAGTGGGAAATGGCGAAGGTTTGAAAATTCAGAATATTGGCACTACATCTCTTTCTTGCAACTCTTCTTCTTTACATATGCCCTCTGTTTTTCATGTGCCTAAATTGTCTGCAAACCTGTTATCAGTTAATCAGTTGTGCAAGGACAATCAGTGTCTTATATGCTTTGATGCTTCCGGTTTTTATATACAGGACAAGCGTACCAAGACCATCCTACTCCAAGGCCTGAGCCATAATGGTATCTATCCCATCCCATGTACATTGCCTTCACAGTCCAAGGCAATGGCGTTTCTTGGTCAGAAAGCAAGTTCCTCTTTGTGGCATCGAAGACTTGGTCATCCCACCAATGCCGTCGTCAAATTGACACTCAAGAATTCACAGTTAGAGTCTTTAAATGATGATTCAAGTATGATTTGCTCTTCTTGTCTTCATGGGAAAATGCACAGGCTGCCCTTTACAGATACTCATATTAAAACTAGGATTCCTTTTTCTAGAATCCATAGTGATGTATGGGGTCCTTCCCATTTCAAGTCTCTAGATGGCTATAGGTACTTTGTATGTTTTCTGGATGAATGTACCGGTTACTTGTGGCTTTTTCCACTATTCAATAAATTAGAGGTTTTCTctaagtttcttcatttcaCCGCTTATGTTCAGAATCAGTTTTAGGCAACTATTCAGTGTTTACAAAGTGATAGGGGTGGCGAATATAGTAGCaacttattttctaagtttcttTCATCCAAAGGTATTTTTCATCAAGTGTCCTGTCCATACACACCCCAACAAAATGGGATGGCGGAGAGAAAGAATAGGCACATTATCGAAACTGCTATTACTCTGTTGACTGAAGCATCATTACCAGGGAAGTTT
The window above is part of the Prunus dulcis chromosome 1, ALMONDv2, whole genome shotgun sequence genome. Proteins encoded here:
- the LOC117613800 gene encoding leucine-rich repeat protein 1-like, which codes for MGCRVLLGFLLAAAAVIASVDCNSEGDILNAWKTQLTDPNNVLQSWDPTLVNPCTFFHVTCNSENSVTRLDLGNASLSGPLIPELGNLTNLQYLEVFGNRLSGSIPNEIGNLRNLVSLDLYKNNFTGRIPKSFGNLHFLRFLRVFSNSLTGRIPPNIGNLTSLEILELNSNRLAGPLPFVVLELVRFGQLKHLDVSDNLLAGTVHRTNSTRFRVTTIIQDPQA